GAAGAGCAGGTGTCGCCGGTGCTGTGGTCGACGGCTCGATCGGTGCATTCAACGCGACTCGCGCAGTGGTAGACGGACGCCTCGATACGAAGGGCGCGATCAAGCACGTGGCCGCTGAAGCCGGTTGTGGTTTCGCCACGTCTTCGGCGGGTACGGCGGGTACGCTCGCCGCGTATATTGTCACGGGCACCATGGGGCCAGCCGCGTTGGTGGCTGGAATGGGAGCGTCCATGGGCACACGATGGGCGTATCGCAAAGTGGTCGGTGAAACCCTTGTTGAGGCTGTCAAAGCTGAGCAAGAGTCAAAACCTGCCACCACCGAAGAGAAGACGCCAGACGTCATGGAAGAGATCGGACCCGAAGAATGAACCAAGAAATGAAGGAGAGGCTCAAGCTCTTTGGGCTTGGAGCCGGCGTTGGAACGGGACTCTCCATCCTGCTTCTCATGGGGTGGTTTACATCCTACGAGCCGCCCGCCGAAGTCACCAAACGGGTGGTGGTCAGTAGTTGTGACCTTAAGTCTGGAGAAACTCTCACAGAAAAGTGCACTGAGATTCGGGACGTGGCCGAGCGCTTTGTGCCACCGGGTGGGCTCGAAGCCGAGCGGCTTCCCTACGCTCTAAATAAGAAGGTCAAAGTCGATGTCCCTAGCGGTCACGCCTTTCGCGGCGACGATATCGAAGGCCTACCACCAAGGCCATAAACAACCAGATTGCGGGGCCGCCTGAAGCGGTAGCACAGCTCGAGTCTTCTCCTTTGTCATCTCTAGGCTCGGGCACTCCAGAACCCATATCCTCGGGAGGCGTTCCCATATCCACATCGGGCCCCATATCCGGCATCTCGGGCTGCAGAAGCCCAAGCTGGCGCGCGATCTCGGGCCAAACCGTAGGACACACGTCGGCCGCCTCGGAGCCTTCCGCGCATTGTCGCTCGCCGGTCAATGCCTTGAACTCCACGGCGTACTCAGGGTCTTGACCCTGCTCGATGTAGACGAGATCGGCGCCATCGAATCGGTTCAGTGTACAGACGAGGAACCCTTCTTCCCACGGGCGTACACACGCCGCGGTCATCTCGTCTGCGAATGCTTCCCAGTTGACTTGGCCGTCCACCAAATCTCCTGTCAGCGTACCCACACTCAAGCCCCGAGACTGGTTGAGTCCGGAGACCACAACACGAGCTTCGTCCACAAAACTCGCGTCCGTGGGCCAGGCTTCGATAGGCAAGGCTTGAGCTGCAGGTGACTCCAAGGTTCCCCAAAACAAATTCTGGGTCTCGGCTTTTCCGAGCCAAAGGACTTCTCCCTCGCGCGCATCGAGCACATAGGGATAGGTCATAGTCGGGGTGTCCAACACCGTTGTAGCGCCGCTGATTCTATTGACCGACATGATCACGCCGGCCCCCATGGCATCGCGATTGTAGCCCGAGACGATCAGAGTCTCCTCATTCGCAAATCGAACGGCGGTTAGATAGATGTTTTCGGCAATATCTGCCTCAATCTTTGCAACTGCCGCCGATCCCCCTGCCTCGCCAAGAGCCGAAACTGTGTAGAGTTCGGGTCCATTTTGGTTCTGAACCCATGCCGCGAGGCCGGCGTCCAAATTGCGCGCTACGTCGGTTGGAAGCCCTGGGAGCTCGCCTGCGCTCTGAAAAGAACAGCCGTCTGCCGTCTGCCAGATATTCGTGGCCGAAAAAGCAGTCCAGAGGTCCTGACCGAACGGGACGATAAAAAAGCGGTCGCCTCCCAAAAAAGCTTCTTCACACACGAAGCCGTCGAACGTGCTCCCCATCGCCCCAAAATTTGTCTGCAAAAGCCACGAGTTATCGGTAATCCAGACACGCTGCGAGACAGGTTCGCCCACGTGCGCATGTGCCGAGAATACACTTTGGAACACGAGAATTGTCCCAAAAAGGAATGAAAAAATAGAGCGCGAGGTTGGTTTCACAAGAGTTTACTCCCACAAGTTCGCGCATACGCTAGCAAAGAGAGCAAATGAGTTCCACGCTCCAAAACACTCGCGTCAAAAGTTCGACGCTGGTACAATGGCCCTCGGAAAACACAAACAGTACATGATGAAAAAAGAAAAGCTGATTCAGATCGCGGCGTTAGCGTTAAGCCTGAGTTTGTCGGGCTCAGCCTTCGCAGAAGAAGACGAAAATTTCTCGCTCGAGTCCGCGCGCGAAATGTACGCGTCAGGTGCCTGGGAAACCGCTAAAGAGGCATTCGAAGAAGCCTATAACGGTGCCGATAAGAAGAGTGTAATGCGATCTGAGGCAGCGCTGGAGCTCGCGACCTTACATTGGGAGCAAGGCGAGTATGGTGCCGCGGAGAGGTACATCACGGAGTCGATCGCCACCGCCAAGGCGCTCAAGCTCAATAGTACGCTCGGTAGGCTCATGCTTATTCAGGGTCATATCGAGGCTAGCCTCGGAAAGCTACGCAAGGCCGAGACTACGCTCAAAGTCTGCAACAAGATGGCCGAAGACTATAAGGACATCTACACCGCAGCACTCTGCCGAATCCAGATTCAGTTTGTTCAGAAGTTGCGTGGCCTTCCCATGAATGAAGGTCAGTATCAAAAAGACCTGGCCTTGCTCCGCAACAGCGATCGAGACCTGATGATCGGCACCGCGTTGGCCAAGGGAAGCGACGCGTTTATCCGTAGCGGCGAGTATGATCAGGCGTTGAATTTGCTCAATCAGGCGCAGGCACGCTACGAAGCGGCCGGCAGCACGCCGGCGCAGGCACGAAACAAATTGCGGCGCGCCCAGCTCTACCAAACCATGGGGCGCTGGGCCGATTCGGCAAAGGATCTCTCAGGACTCGAGGCCCAGTTTAGGTCCATGAAGAATCGCCCTAGCCTCGTCACCTACTATGCGCTCGCTGGCAGAATCGCTGCGAATGGTGGGAACAAGGGTGACGCCCTCAAACTCTTTGAAGCCTCTTTAAAGACCGCCAAATCGGTCAATTCACCCCAAATGGTCGCGAACTCGCAACTCGCCCTCTGTGAGTTTCATGCCGAGGCGAGCCACGCGCAGGCACTCGGTGCATGTGCTGAAGCCGAGAAAGGATTCCGAAAAGCGGGCATTCCAGATCTTGCGACGAGGTCAAAGCTGATTCACGCGCGCATGCTCCACAATGACGGGCAGCATGTGAAGGCGCGCGAAGGCTATATGGCTGTGGCAGACGATCTCAAAAAACGGATCTACACGGACCACGACCGACGCAATTTGGCTACGGTTCAGGCAAACCTCTGTCAGGTGGAACTCTTGGTGAAGTCCAAAGGGACTCTGCAGGTATGTCGTGATGCCCTCAAGACCGCTGACGCCTTGAAGTCCGAGGATAAAGAGATCACCAGCATCAAGGCTTCCACACATTATGCCGCGGGAATCGGGGCCAATAATCTGGACGAACTCAAACAAGCGAAGATGCATTTCAAAGCAGCAAGCGAGGGATTTGAGAAGGTCAACGATGAGCTGCGTGCGGCTGACGCCTACTTATGGCTCGGACGAGTTCAAGCTCGGACCAATGATGATGCGGCGCAGGCCTCTTTCCAGCGTTTAATGCAGTTGAGCGCGGGTAAACCAGCACTCAAAGACACGCGACTCCAGGGCTACATTCAGCTTTCTCAATGGATGATGGAGAAGGAGAACTGGAGTGGCGCCGAGGAACACCTCAAGGCTCTCGTGGCTGAAACCAGTAGCTCCCAAGACAAAGCGTGGGGCCATCACGCGTTGGCCCGAGTCCTGCTTAAAAAGGGGGACCGTCAAGGTGCGATCACTGAATTGGAGTCTGGCTTGAAAGAAGCGAAAGCAGCTGGCGACAAGGAACTGGCTCGTTCAATCGAAGAAAGCCTTAAGAAATTTAGAAACTGACAATTGACTTTTTATCCTACATTACCCTACATTGGAGCGAGCAAATACGGAGAACAACTGAGACGAAAAACCTGATGCGTTACGGGTTGGGGGAGAATTCGCCCAAACTACAACCTTCCTCCCATTCATGGAAGTTGGCTTCCGGGAGGCATGTCAAATTATCAAGCGCGGCGTCCGCGTCGCGCCTTCTTGTCAATTTGTAGTTGCCTACTTTACGCCAGACATTGTGCGACCTGGTGTCCTACCATTAACGAACTACCCACCCAAGACGATTTCTTCCTCAACCCCTAACGCATCAGAAACTCAGACCGCTTCTCAATACCGCAATCCAAAAGGCGTAAAGAGAATATCCAGCACTCCGAAATCCACCACAAGAAGGGCCAACTCCGCGGAATCATCTCGGCCAGCCCAGACCTGATACTGTCCTGCAGGGACCTCAACGGCCACGAGGTTCTTCTCTGCCGCCGCCGGCGCTCCGAGTTGTTGCACCGGAATATTTGTCCAACCTAGCTTTTGCTGTCTGCGATTCTTCGAGCACTCGCGCCAGAGAACCCGCTCAAACTCGTCTTCGTCAAGGTTGTGCGCATCCATTGCCAGGGACGCAACGTCAGCATCCATAAGCGCCAAGAGGCCAGACGAGGTATCGAGCGGCTCGAGCTCCTCCCAACGAAGCGCCTCGGCCCCTGAAATCTCGATGATGAGATAGGCGAGTTTCCGCTCATCTCTGAGGTCCGCACTCAAGAGCACTACGGAATAGGCTCCGGCCTCTAGCTCAAGCTCGATCGGGTCCGCGTAGAGCGCGTCCATGGGGTCCAATGCACAAACTTGGCCTGAGCTCAAATTGACCGCACCAAGACGGCGGCGCTCAAGGGAAATATCGTAGCCCTGCCCTTGCCAATCGAGGAGGGCATCATCGCGAAACGGGTCAGTACTCATAAGAAGGGTGTTTTGTTTTTAGCGTGCGGCCTGAATGATGGCTTCAAAGTCCGCGGGTTTTAGGCTGGCACCACCAACCAGTGCGCCGTCGATATCAGGCTGACTGATCAACTCAGCAGCATTATCGGCTTTTACACTGCCACCGTAGAGAATCCTAATCTTGGAGGAAACATCCGTC
This Microvenator marinus DNA region includes the following protein-coding sequences:
- a CDS encoding DUF4241 domain-containing protein, with the translated sequence MSTDPFRDDALLDWQGQGYDISLERRRLGAVNLSSGQVCALDPMDALYADPIELELEAGAYSVVLLSADLRDERKLAYLIIEISGAEALRWEELEPLDTSSGLLALMDADVASLAMDAHNLDEDEFERVLWRECSKNRRQQKLGWTNIPVQQLGAPAAAEKNLVAVEVPAGQYQVWAGRDDSAELALLVVDFGVLDILFTPFGLRY
- a CDS encoding tetratricopeptide repeat protein; this encodes MMKKEKLIQIAALALSLSLSGSAFAEEDENFSLESAREMYASGAWETAKEAFEEAYNGADKKSVMRSEAALELATLHWEQGEYGAAERYITESIATAKALKLNSTLGRLMLIQGHIEASLGKLRKAETTLKVCNKMAEDYKDIYTAALCRIQIQFVQKLRGLPMNEGQYQKDLALLRNSDRDLMIGTALAKGSDAFIRSGEYDQALNLLNQAQARYEAAGSTPAQARNKLRRAQLYQTMGRWADSAKDLSGLEAQFRSMKNRPSLVTYYALAGRIAANGGNKGDALKLFEASLKTAKSVNSPQMVANSQLALCEFHAEASHAQALGACAEAEKGFRKAGIPDLATRSKLIHARMLHNDGQHVKAREGYMAVADDLKKRIYTDHDRRNLATVQANLCQVELLVKSKGTLQVCRDALKTADALKSEDKEITSIKASTHYAAGIGANNLDELKQAKMHFKAASEGFEKVNDELRAADAYLWLGRVQARTNDDAAQASFQRLMQLSAGKPALKDTRLQGYIQLSQWMMEKENWSGAEEHLKALVAETSSSQDKAWGHHALARVLLKKGDRQGAITELESGLKEAKAAGDKELARSIEESLKKFRN